The Amycolatopsis sp. NBC_01480 genome segment TCACGCTGGCGTGCGAGGAGTGCAAGCACCGCAACTACATCACCAAGAAGAACCGGCGCAACGACCCGGATCGCCTGGAGATGAAGAAGTTCTGCCCGAACTGCGGTACGCACCGGACTCACAAAGAGACCCGCTGACGCGAGCGCGGTTCTTTCCAGCTTGAAGAAGCCGTCCCGGGACCCCCGGGGCGGCTTCTTGCTGCCCGGTGACCCCCGCCGCGCACTGCGCGGGCCGGGGCGCGGCGTCGGATAGCCTCACCGGGTGCCTTTGGACCAGTCGTTCGCCGGGCGGAGCTATCCGCCGACCAGCAAGTACGCCGTGAGCCGGGAGAAGATCCGGGAGTTCGCCGACGCGATCGGCGACGAGAGCCCGTTCTACCGGGACCCGGAGACGGCCCGCGCGGCCGGCCACCCGGACGTGCTCGCGCCCCCGACGTTCATCACCATCCTCAACCTGCCGAAGATCAACGGGATCGTGAACGACCCCGAGCTCGGCCTCGACTACTCGCGCATGGTCCACGGCGACCAGCGGTTCAGCTACGAGCGCCCGGTGCACGCGGGCGACGTGCTGGAGATCGCGGCGCGCATCGACTCGATCATGTCCCGCGCGGGCAACGACTTCATCAACCTGCGCTCGGAGATCACCGACGCGGACGGCAAGCTCGTCTGCGTCACCCAGGCCCAGCTCGTGGTCCGAGGGGAGGACGCGTGAACGTCGGAGACGAACTGCCGCCGCTGGAGGTCCGCGTCACGCGGGACCAGCTGGTCCGGTACGCGGGCGCCTCGCTGGACTTCAACCCGATCCACTGGAACCAGCGCTTCGCCACCGAAGTCGGGCTCCCGGACGTGATCGCGCACGGCATGCTCACCATGGCGCTGGCCGGCCGCGTGGCCACGGACTGGCTCGGCGACCCGGGCCGGCTGGTGGACTTCAGCGCCCGCTTCACCCGCCCCGTCGTCGTCCCGGACAACGACGAAGGCGCGCTGGTCGAGCTGAGCGGCAAGGTCGGCGCGATCTCCGACGACGGCATCGCGCGCCTCGACCTGGTGGTCAAGTTCGACGGGAAGACCGTGCTGGGCAAGCCGCAGGTGCTCGTCCGCGCCTGACCCGCCGCCTTGCTCCGCCCGGTCGCCGTTTGCGCCCCAATGTGGCGTTGGTTGCGCTGAACGCACCGAACGCCACATTGGGTGCGTTTCAGCTCGAGCCGACCAGCGACTCGACGACGTCGGCCATGCCCGCTTCACCCCGGGAGTTGGGGTGGAGCGGGGCGGCCGGCGAGAGCGGGATGAGGCCTTCGATCCAGCGGGTCTCCGAGCCGGTGCAGACGTCGTGGCCCTTGCTCGGGGCGGCAGTGTCGGCGTAGCCCGCCTGGTGGGACGTCGCCTGCTGCTTGAGCATGTCGTTCATCTTGGCCAGCTCGTCGCGCAGGTACGCGACGTCGCCGGAGCCGAGGGGGACCGCGGGCCAGCAGCCGTCGCCGTCCGGGAGCACCGTGGGGTAGCCGACGACGACAACACGCGCCTTCGGGGCCTTCTGGTGGATCCGGTCGAGCACCGCGCCGACCTTGTCCGCGGTGGCGGTGATCCGGTCGGCGAGCTGGTCGTGGCCGCCGGCGGTGAGCTTGTCGTGGCACGGCTCGC includes the following:
- the rpmG gene encoding 50S ribosomal protein L33 — its product is MAATDVRPKITLACEECKHRNYITKKNRRNDPDRLEMKKFCPNCGTHRTHKETR
- a CDS encoding MaoC family dehydratase yields the protein MNVGDELPPLEVRVTRDQLVRYAGASLDFNPIHWNQRFATEVGLPDVIAHGMLTMALAGRVATDWLGDPGRLVDFSARFTRPVVVPDNDEGALVELSGKVGAISDDGIARLDLVVKFDGKTVLGKPQVLVRA
- a CDS encoding MaoC family dehydratase N-terminal domain-containing protein; amino-acid sequence: MPLDQSFAGRSYPPTSKYAVSREKIREFADAIGDESPFYRDPETARAAGHPDVLAPPTFITILNLPKINGIVNDPELGLDYSRMVHGDQRFSYERPVHAGDVLEIAARIDSIMSRAGNDFINLRSEITDADGKLVCVTQAQLVVRGEDA